TCATCCAGCGCGCGGTCTCGTTGACGAAGCGCACCTTCTCCTTTTCGGAAAGCTTTTCGAAGGAGGGAAGCTTCAGTTCCGGCACAAGCTCGGGATCGATCAGCATTTCATTTTCGCTGTCGAAGCTGTCCGTGAAGTCGATATAGCGCTTGTCCATCGGGTCCCAGAAATGGTCATGGGTCGCCGAGATGATCTTGTCGAAGGCGGAGGAGCGCCGGTTGTAGCGCTCGGTATTCATCATCGCCTCGAAATCGTCCGGCGAGACGGCGTCATAGGCATTGTCCTTGGTGATCTGGCGAATGTCGGTCATCTGTCTCTCCACGCTCCCTTTGCGGTGCCGGCGGAGGCCGGTCTTTAGCCACACTCGGATTGTGGGTATTGGTGCGACGCACAACAATTCAAAAATGACGCCTGCGTCATTTTGCGCAGACGCCACCGGGAACGCGGACCGTCTGGACAAGTCCCCGCCGCTTCTGTATTTCTCGCCGCCCTTTCGCCGGAAAATCCCGTTCAACCCTCAGATGTATCGCCGTGGCCAGCCGCCAGACGGATACGAGGTGATCTCATGTCCCCACGTTTCATCGGTCTCGATTTCGGGACCACCAACAGCGCGCTCGCCGTCGCCTCGCCCGAGGGCGCCGCGCGTCTCGTACCGGTGCGCCACAGGAACGAACTCCTGAACACCTTCCGCTCGATCCTCTATTTCGACGATGAGGAGCGCGATCCGAACGGACGGCCGCATGCCTTTGCCGGGCCGGACGCAATGGACGCCTATCTGGAGCGCGGCGCCGAAGGCCGGTTGATCCAGTCGGTGAAATCCTATCTCGCCAATCCGAACTTCACCTCGACGAGCATTTTCAACAGCCGCTTCACGCTGGAAAATCTCGTCGGCTTCATCGTCGCCCGGCTCGTCGATGCGACGGCGGAAGCGGAAGAGCTGTCGGGCGAGATGCTGGCGGGGCCGGTTGTCGTCGGCCGTCCGGCGCGCTTCGTGCGCAACAGTCTGGGCGTGGCCGACGGCGCGCATGACGATCTGGCGGTGGCGCGGCTGCGCGAGGCGCTGCGCGGCGTCCGCATCCCGGATGTCCATTTTGAATTCGAGCCGGTGGCCGCAGCCTATAGCTACGAGGCATCTCTCGCCCGCGACGAGCTTGTGCTGATCGGCGACTTCGGCGGCGGCACGTCGGATTTCTGCCTGCTGCATGTCGGCCCCGGCATGCGCGAGGTGAAGGCGCGCGGCGAAACGATTGTCGGCGTTTCGGGCGTCGGTCTTGCGGGCGATGCTTTCGATGCGCGCCTGATCGAACATTGCGTCGCGCCGCGCCTCGGCAAGGGCACGAATTACAAGAGCGGCAGCAAGACGCTTCCCGTTCCGTCCTGGCCCTATGACACGATGAAGCGGTGGCACGAACTGAGCCTCATCAACACCCGCAAGACGCGGCGAATGCTGGAAGAGATCGGCCAGACGGCAGAAGCGGCGGACGAGGTGGCGGCGCTGTCGCGGCTCATTTCGGAGGAACGCGGCTTCGCGCTTTACCAGGCCGTGGAGGCGACGAAGGTCGCGCTTTCATCCTCTCCCGAAACGACGCTTCATTTCGATCTCGATCCGGTGACGATCGACGCGCGCGTGACGCGCGCCGAATTCGACAGCTGGATCGCGCCGGAGCTTGCGGAAATCTCGACCTGTGTCGACCGCCTGCTGGAGGAGACGGGGACGTCCCCCGGGCGCGTCGACCGCGTCTTCCTGACCGGCGGCTCCTCCTTCATTCCCGCGGTCAGGAGGCTCTTCGCGGCCCGCTTCGGCGCGGAAAAGCTGGCCGGCGGCGGCGAGTTGACCTCGGTCGCGACGGGGCTCGCGCTTGCCGCGAGGCAGCGTTTCGGGGACTGACCGAAAGCAGAAAAAGAGTCAGATTTGTGCAAAAAATGACGCCTCCGTCATTTTCAAGGGATTTTTCCCATGCTAGGCTTTTGAGTGAAACAACTGAAAATGACACCAGCGTCACTTTGCGTATGACAAGTCCGCGTTTACGGACTATCCTTGACGCAACGGAAATTCAGAAAAAAGCCGGAGGAAAACCCCATGAGCGACGCAGCGGTAAAATACGAAGCCGATGAGGCACGCGACGAGGCCTATTCGATCCCCCTCGCGGAGATCAATGTGGCCGACCCGTCGCTCTTCCGGGATTACAAGATGTGGCCCTATTTCGAGCGGCTGCGCGCGGAGGCCCCGGTTCACTACAGCCAGGGCAATGAGGACACCGGGCCCTACTGGTCGGTGACGCGCTACAACGACATCATGTCGGTGGATACGAACCACCAGGTCTTCTCCTCGGAAGGCGGCATCACGCTGCGCGACCAGGACGAGGACTTCAAGCTGCCCATGTTCATCGCCATGGACCCGCCCAAGCATGACGACCAGCGGAAAGTCGTGAGCCCCATCGTGGCGCCCGGCAACCTGGCGAAGCTCGAAGGCACGATCCGCGAACGCGCCGGCAAGATCCTCGACGAATTGCCGACGGGCGAGCCGGTCGACTGGGTCGATCGCGTCTCCATCGAACTCACGACGCAGATGCTGGCGACGCTGTTCGACTTCCCCTTCGAGGAACGCCGCAAGCTGACGCGCTGGTCCGACGTTGCGACGGCCACGGAAGAATCCGGCATCATCGAATCCGAGGAGCAGCGCCGCGCCGAACTTCTCGAATGCGCCGAATATTTCATGGGTCTGTGGAATGAGCGCGTGAACGCGCGTGAGCCGGGCAACGACCTCATCTCCATGCTCGCGCATGGCGAGTCGACCCGCAACATGGACAAGATGGAATATCTCGGGAACCTGATCCTGCTGATCGTCGGCGGCAACGACACGACGCGCAACTCGATCTCGGGCGGCCTCTACGCGCTCAACAAGTTCCCGGACCAGTACAAGAAGCTCCTCGCCAATCCGGGCATCATTCCGAACATGGTACCGGAAATCATCCGCTGGCAGACGCCGCTCGCCTATATGCGCCGCACCGCGCTGCAGGACGCGGAAGTCGGCGGCCAGACGATCCGCAAGGGTGAAAAGGTTGCGATGTGGTATGTCTCGGGCAACCGCGACGAAAGCGTGATCCAGAACCCGAACGAACTGGTGATCGACCGCGAACGTCCGCGCCAGCACCTCTCCTTCGGCTTCGGCATTCACCGCTGCGTGGGCAACCGTCTCGCCGAGATGCAGCTCCGCATCATCTGGGAAGAAATCCTGAAGCGTTGGGACCAGCCGATCCGTGTGCTGAGCGAGCCGCAGCGCGTGCATTCGAGCTTCGTGAAGGGCTACGAAAAAATGATGGTCGAGTTGCCGAAGCGCAAGCACTGAGGCAACCGCCGCACCAGGAACAGCCGCACCAGGAACAGCCGGGCCGGAGACATCCGCGCCCGGCTTTTTCATGCGCCCTCTCCAGCGGGTGGAAACAAAAAGGGCGGCTTCCGAAGAAGCCGCCCAGTTTGTTCGAGGGGATCGAGTTGAGGGAACTCTACTCCGTCTACGCTTTACGCAACTTGTCGTCCGGCGCTTATTCCGCGGCGGAGACGCTTACATTCTTCAGCGCATCGGCATTGGTGCCGAAATTGATCTGCTGCAGATAGCGGATGCCGTCCTCGGCGATATCGTCGCCGACCATGCGGTCGCCTTCATGGCGCAGCTCTTCCATGTCCACATAGGTGGCGTAGAAGGCCTTGGTGCGGTCGGTGATGATGCCGGCCTTGAGCAGCGTCTTGATGAGCACGCGGAAGATGTTGGTGCCTTCCTTCATGCTCTCGCGGCGGTCTTCATCGCCGAAGGCTTCGAGCATCTCGAGCTGCACCTGCTGCCATTCGAGACCGAACTCGCCGTAGATCGCCTGCTTCTGCTCGGGGTTCACGAGGTTGAACAGCAGGGTCTGGAAGCACTCGGCCGCCCAGTCCTCGATGATGTTCTGCTCTTCTTCCGAGAGGTTCGGGATCGTGCGGTCGGCCCAGATCTTGCCGAACTTGTGATGGAAGGCTTCGTCCGTCATCACGAGCTGCGTCAGCTTGACGAGGAGCGGATCGTTCGACTTCGCGTAAAGCGTCGCGAAGGCGCCCATGGCAAGGCCTTCGACCAGCATCTGCATGCCGACGATCTTCTTGTAGACCTCCGGTGCGTTGACGATGTTGGTGAGCAGGCCGCCCAGCGTCGGGCCGACGGCGAGGGGCTTGCCCCAACGCGCCTGGATGTATTTCGCGAAGGCCGTCACATGGCGGGCTTCTTCGCGGGTCTGGTTGGCGGCATATTCCTGCGCGCCCGGATCCTTCAGGATGTGGCAGAGCGAGGCGGAAAGCGCCAGCGCGCCGGCTTCGCCATGCAGGATCGACGAGAGCATCCAGCGCGCGCTCTCATTCGCGAATTTCACGCGCTGCTTTTCCGTCAGCTTCTCGAAGCAGGGCAGGCGCAGCTCCGGCATCAACTCGCCCGGCATCACCATCTGGTTTTCGAGATCGAAGGGTTCGGCGAAGTCGATGTACTTCTCGTCCAGCGGATCCCAGAAATGGTCGTGGGTCGCGGAAATGATCTTGTCGAAGGCGGTGGAGCGGGCGCCGTAACGTTCCGGCTGCATCATCGCCGGGAAATCATGGGGGGCGACGGCATCATAGGCGTCGTCTTTGGTGATCTGCCGAATTTCGGTCATCAAGGGTTCTCCAGAGGGTCAGCCGGGACGAGGGGTCGCCGGGAACGCGGGAAGCCGGACTTCGAAGGCGAGCGCCCCCCTGCCGGTCTGTTCTGTTTCAGGAAAGAATAGGGCCGGGTGTCCCCGGGTCAAGGGAAAAATGACGGAGGCGTCAACTTTAAACCGGAACGGTAACAACATCGTAAACTTCGCGGATTGCAACTACGCACTGGTTACAAACGGCGTCTGTATGTGATATTTGAGAAAGTGGATGATCAATCCGTTCCATCGCGCGGGGGCTGTGCGGCGGAGACAAGAGATGTGGCATCCAGGGAGGGGGCAAACCCCCGACGGAAACGAACGGGCGATGTGCAACCGGCTCCGGCCTGCGCGGAACCCCTTAAATCGGGGAGGGTGGTCCTTCGGGGCCGCATGTCCGCCTTTCAGGCGGCGATCCTCCAGAAGACAAGACCGGTCACGGTCGCAGCCGAAGACACCGCGTCCCTTGCCGGTGCCGTCCCTGCGTTCCGGCGGACTGCGATTTGCAACTGTGTCGCCCAACCGGCAACGGGAAAGCGGCGAGGGGAACGATAGGTAGAGTCGATGATTGGATTTCTCGAAAATGTTGTCTTCCGGCTCCGCGCGCTGATCCTGCTGGGCCTTCTGGTCTTCACGGTCATTGCCGGATATTACGCGACGGGCCTGCGCATGACCGCCGGCTTCGACAAGCAGCTTCCGGTCGGCCACGAATATATTCAGACGTTCCAGGAATATCGCGACCAGCTCTTCGGCTCGAACCGCATCATCGTGGTGCTGGCGCCGAACGAAGGCACGATCTGGACCCGAGAGTTCTTCAAGACCTACAAGGAACTCACCGACGACATCTTCTTCCTGCCCGGCGTTTCCCGCCACACGGTGACATCGCTCTGGACGCCCAACACCCGCTACATTGAAATCACCGAGGACGGCATCAGCGCCGACGACGTCATTTCCGGCCGCGTCACCGCCGACTCGATGACACCCGCGAACCTTCAGAAAATCCAGAGCAACGTCATTCGCGGCGGCTTCGTCGGCCGCCTCGTCGCCGACGACTTCCAGTCCGCCATGGTCGTCGCCGAGTTGCAGGATTACGATCCTTCGACCGGCCAGCCGCTCGACTATTTCGACCTCGCCGCCAAGCTCGAAAAGCAGATCCGCGACAAATACGAGAGCGATCAATACACCGTCCGCATCATCGGCTTCGCCAAGCTGATCGGCGACATCGCCGACGGCGCCGGCACTGTCGTGAAGTTCTTCATCGTCGCCTTCATCTTGACGGCGCTGGCGCTTTATCTCTATTCGCGCTCGGTGCTGCTGACATCGGCAACGCTCTTTGCCTCGCTGACCTCGGTGGTCTGGCAATTCGGTCTGCTCAATCTGCTCGGCTACGGTCTCGATCCGCTGGCGGTGCTGGTGCCCTTCCTCGTCTTCGCCATCGGCGTCAGTCACGGCGTGCAGCAGATCAACCTCATTACGGCCGAGATCAGCGCCGGCGCCAATGCCGAACAGGCGGCGCGCGTCGCCTTCTCGCGTCTTCTGGTGCCGGGCTCCATGGCCCTCATCACGACGCTGGTCGGCTTCGGCACGCTCTACCTGATCCCCGTACCGATGATCCGCGAACTCGCCATCACCGCCTCGATCGGCGTGGTGCTGAAAATCGCGACCAACCTCATCATGCTGCCGCTTCTCGTCAGCTATCTGAAGTTCGGCGAGAACTTCCGCGACCGCGTGACGCGTTCGCGCGAAGTGCGCCTCAAGATCATGCGCGGGCTCGGTTTCGTGGCCAGTCCGCGCTGGGCCGTCATCATCCTGATCGGCTCGACGACGCTCTTCGGCATCGCCGTCTACCAGGGCATGAACCGCCATGTCGGCGCGCTTCACGCCGGTGCGCCGGAGCTTCGGCCCGACGCGCGCTACAATGTGGACTCGACGGAGATCGCCAACAGCTTCGCGCTTGGCCTCAACGTGCTGACGGTGGTGGTCGAAACGCCGCCGGACAGCTGCGTGACCTATTCCTACATGAAATATCTCAACCAGTTCTCCTGGGCGATGCAGAACGTCCCCGACGTGACGCTCGTCGTCTCGCTGCCCTTCGCGATCAAGGGTTCGGCGGCCGGCTGGAACGAGGGCAACCTCAAATGGAAGGATATTCCGCGCAACCGTCCGGCGCTGGCGCAGGCGTCGAACACGGTGCCGGGTGCGGGCGCACTCTATAACCAGACCTGCACCATCCTTCCGCACATGATCTATCTGAAGGACGCGAAGGCGACGACCATCAAATCCGCCATCAATGCGGTGAAGGAATGGCGCGCCGCTCATCCGATGGAAGGCGTCAATATTCGCCTCGCTTCCGGCAATATGGGCGTGCAGGCGGCGGTGAACGAAGAGATCACCGAAACCGAACTGCCGATGATGATGTGGGTCTATGCCGTCATCATCGCGCTCGTCACGCTCACCTATCGCGACTGGCGGGCCGTCATCGCCTGTTGCCTGCCGCTCACCTTCGGCACCTTCTTCGGCTACTGGTTCATGGAAGTGCTGCAGATCGGCCTGACCGTGGCGACGCTGCCGGTGATGGTGCTCGCGGTCGGCATCGGCGTCGACTACGCCTACTACATCTACAACCGCATCCCCTATTACCTCGGCGAGGGGATGAACGTGACCGACGCTTTCCGGCAGGCGCTCCTCGAAACCGGCATGGCGACCTTCTTCACGGCGCTCACGCTGGCGGTCGGCGTTTCCACCTGGGCCTTCTCGGATCTGAAGTTCCAGGCGGATATGGGCCTGCTGCTTTCCTTCATGTTCATGGTCAACATGATCATGGCGATCACGGTGCTGCCGGCACTCGCGGTCGTTCTGGAAATGCTGTTCCCGCGCAAGCGTCCCGTCGCCCGCCAGAGCGCGCCGGTTCACTGACGCCCGCATCACAGACAGACGAAAAGGCCGCCGCTCACCCGGCGGCCTTTTTTCATGCCCCGCCGCCCCGACGCTGTTACAGTGACGCCATGGGGATAAGGGCTATGCACGTTCTGATTTCGCGCCTGCTCTGGCCGCTGCTGGCGGGTGGCTCGCTATCGCTGATCTATCTCGGCATGGAGGCGGGCCACGGCATTCTCGCGTTCAATCTGAGCTATCTCGGCCTGGCGCTGACCATCGCCGTGCTGGAGCGCGCGATGCCGCATGAGCGCGGCTGGCTCGCCAATGACGGGCAGATGGGCCCCGACCTCGCGCATACGCTGCTCAGCAAGGGCATCGCGCAGGTCATCGTCACGGTGATTGTGTTCATGGGGATCGCGGAATGGGTAAAGCCTGCGGACAGTCCCCTCTGGCCGGAGAGCTGGCCGCTCGCCGCGCAGGTCGCGCTCGGCCTCGTGCTTGTCGAGGCGGGGCTCTACTGGAAGCACCGGCTCGCCCATGAATGGCCCTGGCTCTGGCGCTTCCATGCCGTTCATCACAGCGTAACGCGGCTCTGGTTCTTCAATACCGGCCGCTTCCATCCCGTCGACACGGTGACGGGGTTGCTGGTCGGCATCCCGCTGCTTCTGCTCCTCGGTGCGCCGCAGCCCGTATTGCTGATGGTGAGCGCGGTGACGGCCGTCATCGGCATCCTCACCCATTGCAATATCGAAATGCGCTGCGGGCCCTTGAGCTATGTCTTCAACACG
Above is a window of Parvibaculum lavamentivorans DS-1 DNA encoding:
- a CDS encoding Hsp70 family protein — its product is MSPRFIGLDFGTTNSALAVASPEGAARLVPVRHRNELLNTFRSILYFDDEERDPNGRPHAFAGPDAMDAYLERGAEGRLIQSVKSYLANPNFTSTSIFNSRFTLENLVGFIVARLVDATAEAEELSGEMLAGPVVVGRPARFVRNSLGVADGAHDDLAVARLREALRGVRIPDVHFEFEPVAAAYSYEASLARDELVLIGDFGGGTSDFCLLHVGPGMREVKARGETIVGVSGVGLAGDAFDARLIEHCVAPRLGKGTNYKSGSKTLPVPSWPYDTMKRWHELSLINTRKTRRMLEEIGQTAEAADEVAALSRLISEERGFALYQAVEATKVALSSSPETTLHFDLDPVTIDARVTRAEFDSWIAPELAEISTCVDRLLEETGTSPGRVDRVFLTGGSSFIPAVRRLFAARFGAEKLAGGGELTSVATGLALAARQRFGD
- a CDS encoding cytochrome P450; translated protein: MSDAAVKYEADEARDEAYSIPLAEINVADPSLFRDYKMWPYFERLRAEAPVHYSQGNEDTGPYWSVTRYNDIMSVDTNHQVFSSEGGITLRDQDEDFKLPMFIAMDPPKHDDQRKVVSPIVAPGNLAKLEGTIRERAGKILDELPTGEPVDWVDRVSIELTTQMLATLFDFPFEERRKLTRWSDVATATEESGIIESEEQRRAELLECAEYFMGLWNERVNAREPGNDLISMLAHGESTRNMDKMEYLGNLILLIVGGNDTTRNSISGGLYALNKFPDQYKKLLANPGIIPNMVPEIIRWQTPLAYMRRTALQDAEVGGQTIRKGEKVAMWYVSGNRDESVIQNPNELVIDRERPRQHLSFGFGIHRCVGNRLAEMQLRIIWEEILKRWDQPIRVLSEPQRVHSSFVKGYEKMMVELPKRKH
- a CDS encoding ferritin-like domain-containing protein, whose translation is MTEIRQITKDDAYDAVAPHDFPAMMQPERYGARSTAFDKIISATHDHFWDPLDEKYIDFAEPFDLENQMVMPGELMPELRLPCFEKLTEKQRVKFANESARWMLSSILHGEAGALALSASLCHILKDPGAQEYAANQTREEARHVTAFAKYIQARWGKPLAVGPTLGGLLTNIVNAPEVYKKIVGMQMLVEGLAMGAFATLYAKSNDPLLVKLTQLVMTDEAFHHKFGKIWADRTIPNLSEEEQNIIEDWAAECFQTLLFNLVNPEQKQAIYGEFGLEWQQVQLEMLEAFGDEDRRESMKEGTNIFRVLIKTLLKAGIITDRTKAFYATYVDMEELRHEGDRMVGDDIAEDGIRYLQQINFGTNADALKNVSVSAAE
- a CDS encoding efflux RND transporter permease subunit is translated as MIGFLENVVFRLRALILLGLLVFTVIAGYYATGLRMTAGFDKQLPVGHEYIQTFQEYRDQLFGSNRIIVVLAPNEGTIWTREFFKTYKELTDDIFFLPGVSRHTVTSLWTPNTRYIEITEDGISADDVISGRVTADSMTPANLQKIQSNVIRGGFVGRLVADDFQSAMVVAELQDYDPSTGQPLDYFDLAAKLEKQIRDKYESDQYTVRIIGFAKLIGDIADGAGTVVKFFIVAFILTALALYLYSRSVLLTSATLFASLTSVVWQFGLLNLLGYGLDPLAVLVPFLVFAIGVSHGVQQINLITAEISAGANAEQAARVAFSRLLVPGSMALITTLVGFGTLYLIPVPMIRELAITASIGVVLKIATNLIMLPLLVSYLKFGENFRDRVTRSREVRLKIMRGLGFVASPRWAVIILIGSTTLFGIAVYQGMNRHVGALHAGAPELRPDARYNVDSTEIANSFALGLNVLTVVVETPPDSCVTYSYMKYLNQFSWAMQNVPDVTLVVSLPFAIKGSAAGWNEGNLKWKDIPRNRPALAQASNTVPGAGALYNQTCTILPHMIYLKDAKATTIKSAINAVKEWRAAHPMEGVNIRLASGNMGVQAAVNEEITETELPMMMWVYAVIIALVTLTYRDWRAVIACCLPLTFGTFFGYWFMEVLQIGLTVATLPVMVLAVGIGVDYAYYIYNRIPYYLGEGMNVTDAFRQALLETGMATFFTALTLAVGVSTWAFSDLKFQADMGLLLSFMFMVNMIMAITVLPALAVVLEMLFPRKRPVARQSAPVH
- a CDS encoding sterol desaturase family protein, translating into MHVLISRLLWPLLAGGSLSLIYLGMEAGHGILAFNLSYLGLALTIAVLERAMPHERGWLANDGQMGPDLAHTLLSKGIAQVIVTVIVFMGIAEWVKPADSPLWPESWPLAAQVALGLVLVEAGLYWKHRLAHEWPWLWRFHAVHHSVTRLWFFNTGRFHPVDTVTGLLVGIPLLLLLGAPQPVLLMVSAVTAVIGILTHCNIEMRCGPLSYVFNTPETHRWHHSKNLDEGNRNYGENLMLFDMLFGTYINPRRRPPADIGIEHEMPADFIGQLKIPFTRAPL